The following proteins come from a genomic window of Megalobrama amblycephala isolate DHTTF-2021 linkage group LG1, ASM1881202v1, whole genome shotgun sequence:
- the LOC125247788 gene encoding E3 SUMO-protein ligase ZBED1-like, translating into MMQHTNRHHREKLLSPPAARKNLLVGQTTLTGGFAAPLAATSARAKEITRCIGVFMAKDMRPFSVVENEGFRLLVNKLEPKYTIPSRPHFSQTVMPALYRETKSKVIETLRKAYSVSITTDGWTSRATQSYLTVTAHVITSEWEMVNFVLQTRPLFETHTGANIAEVLKSAVSKWGLQKANHGIAVVTDNARNMDVAVREAGLAPHVRCFAHTLNLASQAGLSVPHVSCLLGRVRRIAAFFHRSSTATAALAAKQILLELPPHKLIIDVATRWNSSLDMIERYLEQQAAVTATLLSNDVRRNVRDIDTLDGSDIRDAEDIVKLLKPLKTATTVLCDEKKPTVSLIVPLKHMIEHNMASNEEDSPTVSNIKRAILNNLYNRYTSEYNHLLECTALDPRFRALPHLETDQRDDVFHRLKEKAVLMLQNQDESKEGASGHPPAAEQPLGQTDRAGAELKQPPSKKTALEDLLGGTFDEPVAQHISQIDAEMNKYRAETSISLNSCPLKWWKENARLYPLLSSIAKAYLSTPATSVPSERVFSSAGDIVNVQRSQLCPENVDMLIFLKKNM; encoded by the exons ATGATGCAGCATACAAACCGTCACCACCGTGAGAAGCTCCTGTCACCGCCGGCTGCACGTAAAAACCTGTTAGTGGGCCAAACCACACTGACCGGCGGATTTGCAGCCCCACTCGCGGCGACGAGTGCGAGAGCCAAGGAGATCACAAGGTGTATCGGCGTTTTCATGGCAAAAGATATGAGGCCGTTTTCTGTCGTAGAAAATGAAGGATTTAGGCTACTCGTCAACAAATTGGAGCCCAAATACACCATCCCATCACGCCCCCACTTTAGCCAGACTGTCATGCCAGCGCTTTACAGGGAAACAAAATCTAAGGTAATTGAGACCCTCAGAAAAGCATATAGTGTATCAATTACAACCGACGGCTGGACCTCCAGGGCTACCCAGAGTTATCTTACGGTCACAGCCCATGTGATAACCAGTGAGTGGGAGATGGTTAATTTTGTTCTCCAAACTCGCCCATTGTTCGAAACACACACAGGAGCTAATATTGCTGAAGTTTTAAAATCAGCTGTGAGTAAATGGGGGCTTCAAAAGGCCAACCATGGAATTGCTGTGGTCACGGACAACGCGAGGAATATGGATGTTGCTGTCAGAGAGGCTGGGCTAGCCCCCCATGTCAGGTGTTTTGCCCACACTTTGAACTTAGCCAGCCAAGCGGGTTTGAGTGTGCCCCACGTGAGCTGTTTGTTGGGCAGAGTGAGGCGTATTGCTGCCTTTTTTCACCGAAGCTCCACAGCCACAGCTGCGCTCGCAGCCAAACAGATACTGCTGGAGCTTCCACCGCATAAGCTAATCATCGATGTCGCTACGCGCTGGAACAGCAGTCTGGATATGATCGAACGCTATCTCGAACAGCAAGCGGCTGTGACAGCAACTCTACTGAGCAACGACGTTCGACGAAATGTCCGTGACATCGACACTTTGGATGGCTCAGACATCCGTGATGCGGAGGACATAGTGAAGCTTCTAAAGCCACTCAAAACGGCCACCACTGTGCTGTGTGACGAAAAAAAACCCACTGTGTCTCTCATTGTGCCCTTAAAGCATATGATCGAGCATAACATGGCATCCAACGAAGAAGATTCCCCCACTGTGAGCAACATAAAGAGAGCTATACTGAACAACCTTTACAACAGATACACTTCAGAGTACAACCACCTGCTGGAGTGCACCGCATTAGACCCCAGATTCCGGGCTCTGCCTCATCTAGAGACAGACCAACGCGATGATGTATTCCACAGACTGAAGGAGAAAGCTGTACTGATGTTGCAGAACCAG GATGAGAGCAAAGAAGGTGCCAGTGGTCACCCCCCTGCAGCAGAGCAGCCTCTTGGCCAGACAGACAGAGCAGGAGCAGAGCTGAAACAACCTCCTTCCAAGAAAACAGCATTGGAAGATCTCCTTGGAGGGACTTTCGATGAACCAGTTGCACAGCACATCAGTCAGATTGATGCAGAAATGAATAAGTACAGAGCTGAAACATCCATTTCCCTCAATAGCTGTCCACTCAAGTGGTGGAAAGAGAATGCTAGGCTATACCCACTGCTATCCAGTATAGCAAAAGCATATCTCTCCACACCAGCCACCTCTGTCCCTAGTGAAAGGGTTTTTTCATCAGCAGGGGACATTGTGAATGTGCAGAGATCTCAGCTTTGCCCAGAAAATGTGGATATGCtgatatttcttaaaaaaaacatgtaa